One Comamonas odontotermitis genomic window, TTTGCAATGGTGCCGCTGGTGTACTCGATGATTCCCGATCTGGCGCCCGAGCGCCACCGTGTGTTCGCCAATCTTGGTTTTGCTGCCCTGGTCTCGACCGGCGCGAGCGCGGGCTTTTACTACGCTGGCGATATCCAGACTGCTGCCATGGCATGGATTCCCGGCCAACTCGACCCCTGGCGCAAAGCCTTCTTGCTGCTGTCGGCAGCCGGCCTACCTCTGCTGGTGGCGGGCCTGTTCACCGCCAATCCGCCTCGCCATGCGATGCAGGGTGAGGCCACCGACGCGGGTTCACTACAAGGTTATCTGCGCAAGCACTGGCGGCCAATCGCGCTGTTCGTTGGCGTGGCTGGCAGCCTGATGATTGCCGTACAGGGCCTGAACCAGTTGATGGCCTTGGCGCTGGAGCGCCGCTTCGATGCCACGCCAGCACATATCGGCAAGGTGCTGGGAGGACTGGTGCTGGTCGCCACGCTTGGTTGCCTGCCGGTGGTGGGCTGGCTCGACCGCTGGCTTGCCAAGCGCCTGGGCGCCGCAGTGCGCCCCATGTTGATGGGCATATGTGCGCTGTTGGCTGTACCCGCGATTCTGATGCTCTATTCCACCGCTTCACTCCAGCAGGCATTTGTGGTCGTGGGCCTGTTCCTGTTCGTCACCTGCACGGCCAATGCATTGGTGCCCACCATGCTGCAGGATCTGGCCCCGCCACCGCTGCGCGCGCGCTGCTTTGCGCTGTGGAGCTTTGTGGTGTCGGTCTTCAGCGCCTTGGGACCTCTGCTGGCGGGCTTTGTATCCACCTGGCTGGTGCATGGCCGCATGCTCAGCGCCATCGCCATCACTGCAGTGCCCACCTTGCTGATTTCCGCCTATTGCGCATGGCGGCTGTTCCTGCATACGCGTAGCGCAACGCAAAGCGCAGCCCTGGTAGCTGCCGCGCCCGCTACGTAATGCCGGTCGCGCAGCAGGGCATACAGCCGGTTGCGCAGAACGGGCATGCGGCGGCATGCGTTCAACGGCTGGTGTGCTTTTCTACAGCTGCCGCCGTGTGGATGCAATGCGCGGCAAACGCCCATAGCTGCGCAGCCTGCTGCAGCACGCTTTGTGGCTGATCGCTCTCCTGATGGCCGCTGTCCGGGTTGAGCAGCAGCAACGCAGGCGCGCTGCTGCTGGAATGGCGACGGATATTGGCCAGCAGCTTGGCGGGTTCCCAGTAAGGCACCCGGTCGTCCTTGAGACCCGCTGTGCACAACACCGGCGGATACGCGGCATCACGCACATTCTCGTAGGGGGAAATAGCTGCCATCGCGTCGTAGGCATCCGGGTCTGCAAGCGGGTCGCCCCAATCGGGACGCAACAGCGGCACCAGCGGGTGGCCCGCATCGCTCATGGTGTTGAGCATATCGACAAATGGCACCTGCGCGATGACACCTGCCCACAGGTCAGGCCGCATATTCGCCGCGCCGCATACCAGCAAGCCGCCTGCCGACACGCCATGGCTCACCGTCTGCGCTGGCGTGCTGTAACCCATGCGCTGCAGGTGCTGTGCGCAGGCCAGAAAATCGCTCATCGAGTTGCGCTTGTGCTCGCGGCAACCGCCCTGGTACCAGTCATAGCCCTTTTCCGAGCCGCCACGCACATGGGCAATCGCATAGCAGTAACCGGCATCCACCCAGGCCAGCGCCGGCAGTGAAAACGCCGGCTCATAGGCAATGCCATATGCGCCATAGCCGGTGAGCAGCAAAGGCAATGGCTGTAGCTGGCCTCCTGCCAGATCCTTGCGGGAAAGCACGGTGATGGGCACTCGTTCACCATCATCAGCAACCGCGTGCATACGCTCGATCAGGTAGCGGTCCGAATCCAGCCCGCTATAGCTCTCGCGCTCCACCTCGGTGATCTGTCCGTCGCTCAGACGCACATTCAGCCAGCGCGGCGGCTGTGCCAGCGTCTGGTGGGAAATGCGTACATGCGTGGCATCCCAAGGCTGCGCCAGCGGCATCTCCAGCACGTACGAAGGCTCGCTGAATGCAATCACCGTCTCGTGGCCGTCGGGCCGCAGCAGCACGAGGCGATGCAGGCCATCCACGCGCTCCAGCCGCGCCAGGACAGACGCAAAAGGCTGCATTGCAATGATGGGGACACCAAGGCGGTGCGGCACCAGTGGCTCAACCGCTGCCGATGCGTGCAGGCCCTCGCCCGGCTTGCCGACAACCTCCATGCGCAGGATCTGCCGGTCGATTGCGCCATCCACATTGGTCAGCGCAATCAGGCAGCCATTCCACTCGTTGATTTCGTACCGAATGCCGCGTTCACGCTCACGCAACGTGCGT contains:
- a CDS encoding MFS transporter, with the protein product MKTSSIAEQAQSPAQWSLRSLLTVVFLGLTAGVQMSDYGLQAISLSAIQKTFAISDAAVGALQGLAGVLVGSALAIPLARFADRFSRKRVLLCLVLASTAMMVLSALAPNFPLFFLGRSAAGITEFAMVPLVYSMIPDLAPERHRVFANLGFAALVSTGASAGFYYAGDIQTAAMAWIPGQLDPWRKAFLLLSAAGLPLLVAGLFTANPPRHAMQGEATDAGSLQGYLRKHWRPIALFVGVAGSLMIAVQGLNQLMALALERRFDATPAHIGKVLGGLVLVATLGCLPVVGWLDRWLAKRLGAAVRPMLMGICALLAVPAILMLYSTASLQQAFVVVGLFLFVTCTANALVPTMLQDLAPPPLRARCFALWSFVVSVFSALGPLLAGFVSTWLVHGRMLSAIAITAVPTLLISAYCAWRLFLHTRSATQSAALVAAAPAT
- a CDS encoding prolyl oligopeptidase family serine peptidase is translated as MSPSTPLPAEKSSLTANRAEASRFTIGWPALAAPQAPREDHVIEQLGRTRNDEFAWMKFVPAVGTRTMENLPPRLRQHLQAERDYTQQLLQPLAAPAQDFYKAMMAYARSVVHAPAVASASPPAGWTYGVEPSATPGHKRFVRRHADGRVEALVDEAERAAGHAYYRAAEHQASPDERYFIWAEDVIGNDRHRICLLDTQTGATQELVPEDAFGYGGLVFSPSSQNVFWIWRDAHSRPSRLYRTPVTGGVAELVHEEHDPALFMKVARTAANGYVAVTLFGPDTSEVRLIAAGAECDSPRTLRERERGIRYEINEWNGCLIALTNVDGAIDRQILRMEVVGKPGEGLHASAAVEPLVPHRLGVPIIAMQPFASVLARLERVDGLHRLVLLRPDGHETVIAFSEPSYVLEMPLAQPWDATHVRISHQTLAQPPRWLNVRLSDGQITEVERESYSGLDSDRYLIERMHAVADDGERVPITVLSRKDLAGGQLQPLPLLLTGYGAYGIAYEPAFSLPALAWVDAGYCYAIAHVRGGSEKGYDWYQGGCREHKRNSMSDFLACAQHLQRMGYSTPAQTVSHGVSAGGLLVCGAANMRPDLWAGVIAQVPFVDMLNTMSDAGHPLVPLLRPDWGDPLADPDAYDAMAAISPYENVRDAAYPPVLCTAGLKDDRVPYWEPAKLLANIRRHSSSSAPALLLLNPDSGHQESDQPQSVLQQAAQLWAFAAHCIHTAAAVEKHTSR